The following are encoded in a window of Solidesulfovibrio magneticus RS-1 genomic DNA:
- a CDS encoding NADH-ubiquinone oxidoreductase-F iron-sulfur binding region domain-containing protein: protein MEGPILDPQHAAAAEAASGGRRVIVCAGTGCVANGSKKVLDALEKHMGEAGLDVVLEFRPEGHGDGVRVSHSGCQGFCQMGPLVTILPENILYTKVTADDVAEIVTETLVAGKVVERLLYVEPRTKEKCLGPDQIPFYQRQTRTVLKECGFIDPDDIREYVAHGGYAAARKAFADMDAKGVCDVVSQSGLRGRGGGGFPTGRKWEAARVQTNPKKYVICNGDEGDPGAFMDRSLMEGNPHCVIEGMMIAARGIGADEGYIYVRAEYPLAVKRMRKAVADAEAAGYLGDNLFGSGQSFRLEVMEGAGAFVCGEETALIASIEGLRGMPSPKPPFPAQQGLWRKPTIINNVETLAQIPRIISEGAAAYRALGTETSPGTKTFALTGHVSNTGLIEVPFGATLREVVLNIGGGVTDDRGFIDEKGFKAVQIGGPSGGCLTPDLLDLPLDFDSLRSVGAMVGSGGLVVMNQKTCMVSVARFFMEFTQRESCGKCVLCREGTKQLLALLDDVIEGRGTAETLSLLETLGHAVQVGSLCGLGKTAPNPVLSTLKHFRKDYEEHVFEKRCSAGRCKALAMPTINAARCKGCRLCVKACPAGAITGEKKQPHVIDETLCIKCGACATACKFGAVEGI, encoded by the coding sequence ATGGAAGGCCCCATCCTCGATCCCCAGCACGCCGCCGCCGCCGAGGCCGCCTCGGGCGGTCGCCGCGTCATCGTCTGCGCCGGCACCGGCTGCGTGGCCAACGGCTCCAAGAAGGTCCTCGACGCCCTGGAAAAACACATGGGCGAAGCCGGCCTCGACGTGGTTCTCGAATTTCGGCCCGAAGGCCATGGCGACGGCGTGCGCGTCTCCCACAGCGGCTGCCAGGGCTTTTGCCAGATGGGACCGCTGGTCACCATCCTGCCCGAGAACATCCTCTATACCAAGGTGACCGCCGACGACGTCGCCGAGATCGTCACCGAGACCCTGGTCGCCGGCAAGGTCGTCGAGCGTCTGCTCTACGTCGAGCCCCGCACCAAGGAAAAGTGCCTGGGCCCCGACCAGATCCCCTTCTACCAGCGCCAGACCCGCACCGTCCTGAAGGAGTGCGGCTTCATCGACCCCGACGACATCCGCGAATACGTGGCCCACGGCGGCTACGCCGCCGCCCGCAAGGCCTTCGCCGACATGGACGCCAAGGGCGTGTGCGACGTCGTCAGCCAGTCGGGCCTGCGCGGACGCGGGGGCGGAGGCTTCCCCACCGGCCGCAAGTGGGAAGCCGCCCGGGTCCAGACCAACCCGAAAAAGTACGTCATCTGCAACGGCGACGAGGGCGATCCCGGCGCGTTCATGGACAGAAGCCTCATGGAAGGCAATCCCCACTGCGTCATCGAAGGCATGATGATCGCTGCCCGGGGCATCGGGGCCGACGAAGGCTACATCTACGTGCGGGCCGAATATCCCCTGGCCGTCAAGCGCATGCGCAAGGCCGTGGCCGACGCCGAAGCCGCCGGCTACCTCGGCGACAACCTTTTCGGCTCGGGCCAGTCCTTCCGCCTGGAAGTCATGGAAGGGGCCGGCGCGTTCGTGTGCGGCGAGGAAACGGCGCTGATCGCCTCCATCGAGGGCCTGCGCGGCATGCCCTCGCCCAAGCCGCCCTTCCCGGCCCAGCAGGGCCTGTGGCGCAAGCCCACCATCATCAACAACGTCGAGACCCTGGCCCAGATTCCCCGCATTATCAGCGAAGGGGCCGCAGCCTACCGTGCGCTCGGCACCGAGACCTCGCCCGGCACCAAGACCTTTGCGCTCACCGGCCACGTCTCCAACACCGGCCTCATTGAAGTGCCCTTCGGCGCGACCCTGCGCGAAGTGGTGCTCAACATCGGCGGCGGCGTCACCGACGACCGGGGCTTTATCGACGAGAAAGGCTTCAAGGCCGTGCAGATCGGCGGCCCGTCCGGCGGCTGCCTGACCCCGGACCTGCTGGACCTGCCGCTGGATTTCGACTCCCTGCGCTCGGTGGGGGCCATGGTCGGTTCCGGCGGTCTGGTGGTCATGAACCAGAAGACCTGCATGGTCAGCGTGGCCCGGTTCTTCATGGAGTTCACCCAGCGCGAGAGCTGCGGCAAGTGCGTGCTGTGCCGTGAAGGCACCAAGCAGCTGCTGGCCCTTCTGGACGACGTCATCGAAGGACGCGGCACGGCCGAAACCCTCTCCCTGCTCGAAACCCTGGGCCACGCCGTCCAGGTCGGCTCCTTGTGCGGCCTGGGCAAGACCGCGCCCAACCCGGTGCTCTCGACGCTCAAGCACTTCCGCAAGGACTACGAAGAGCACGTCTTCGAGAAGCGCTGCAGCGCCGGCCGCTGCAAGGCCCTGGCCATGCCGACCATCAACGCCGCCCGCTGCAAGGGCTGCCGCCTGTGCGTCAAGGCCTGCCCGGCCGGAGCCATCACCGGCGAGAAGAAACAGCCCCACGTCATCGACGAAACCTTGTGCATCAAGTGCGGCGCCTGCGCCACGGCCTGCAAGTTCGGCGCGGTGGAGGGAATCTAG
- a CDS encoding [FeFe] hydrogenase, group A, with translation MTMDQQFVTVEGRAIPIEGERNLLEIIRKAGIELPTFCYHSELSVYGACRLCLVEVAGRGVQGACSTPPEPGLDIKVNTPQLREIRKIAVELLLANHDLSCPSCFKSVDCKLMDVARRVGVTSVRFKPVQEKAPLDFSSPSIIRDPNKCVLCGDCVRMCSEIQGIGAIGFAHRGHQTAVLPAFGKGLGEGECVGCGQCANVCPTGALVPRSEMDEVLTALADPTKTVVAQVAPAVRVGLGECFASPAGDPVMGRMVAALKRLGFDAVYDTTFAADLTVIEEGQEFLTRAAAGEKLPQFTSCCPGWVQFAEQSFPELLPNLSSCRSPQQMFGSLVKEMLPEKQGIARKDLIVVSIMPCTAKKFEARRPEFAVDGSPDVDFVLTTQELARMIDGAGLRFNSLEPESLDMPFGFGTGAGVIFGASGGVTEAVLRFAAEKITGKPLASVDFAEVRGDSGLREATLEVGGKTLRLAIVHGLANARAVAEQVVAGNSEYDLIEVMACPGGCIGGAGQPVPKDLADRKRRTKDLYQCDKTFPLHKAQDNMFVTECYDKFLGDVGGHKAHSLLHTHYQSRRRVSDETLVLLSGDPAQTKVRVRVCLGTSCHLRGAQDILTGMLKHIVENGLENAVDVRASFCFEQCAKGPTVEMDGEVMTHCTLESVLAALDAHLRNPLPQPTKPSAGCGCGCGK, from the coding sequence ATGACCATGGACCAGCAATTCGTCACCGTCGAAGGCCGCGCCATCCCCATCGAGGGCGAGCGCAACCTTCTGGAAATCATCCGCAAGGCCGGCATCGAGCTGCCGACCTTCTGCTACCACTCCGAACTGTCCGTGTACGGGGCCTGCCGCCTGTGCCTGGTGGAAGTGGCCGGACGCGGCGTCCAGGGCGCGTGTTCCACCCCGCCCGAACCGGGCCTGGACATCAAGGTCAACACCCCGCAGCTGCGCGAGATCCGCAAGATCGCCGTGGAACTGCTCCTGGCCAACCATGACCTGAGCTGCCCCAGCTGCTTTAAAAGCGTGGACTGCAAGCTCATGGATGTGGCCCGGCGCGTGGGCGTGACCAGCGTGCGCTTCAAGCCCGTGCAGGAAAAAGCCCCCCTGGACTTCTCTTCGCCGTCCATCATCCGCGATCCCAACAAGTGCGTGCTGTGCGGCGACTGCGTGCGCATGTGCTCGGAAATCCAGGGCATCGGGGCCATCGGCTTTGCCCATCGCGGCCACCAGACCGCCGTGCTGCCGGCCTTTGGCAAGGGCCTGGGCGAAGGCGAGTGCGTGGGCTGCGGCCAGTGCGCCAACGTCTGCCCCACCGGGGCGCTGGTGCCGCGCAGCGAAATGGACGAGGTGCTCACCGCCCTGGCCGATCCCACCAAGACCGTGGTGGCCCAGGTGGCCCCGGCCGTGCGCGTGGGCCTGGGCGAGTGTTTCGCCAGCCCGGCCGGCGATCCGGTCATGGGCCGCATGGTGGCGGCGCTCAAACGCCTGGGCTTCGATGCGGTCTACGACACCACCTTCGCCGCCGACCTCACCGTCATCGAGGAAGGCCAGGAGTTTCTGACCCGCGCCGCCGCCGGCGAGAAGCTGCCCCAGTTCACCTCCTGCTGTCCCGGCTGGGTGCAGTTTGCCGAGCAGTCCTTCCCGGAACTGCTCCCCAATCTGTCCTCCTGCCGCTCGCCCCAGCAGATGTTCGGCTCCCTGGTCAAGGAGATGCTGCCTGAAAAGCAGGGCATCGCCCGCAAGGACCTGATCGTCGTTTCCATCATGCCCTGCACGGCCAAGAAGTTCGAGGCACGCCGGCCGGAATTCGCCGTGGACGGCTCCCCGGACGTGGACTTCGTGCTGACCACCCAGGAGCTGGCCCGGATGATCGACGGGGCCGGCCTGCGCTTCAATAGCCTGGAACCCGAGTCCCTGGACATGCCCTTTGGCTTCGGCACGGGCGCTGGCGTCATCTTCGGCGCGTCGGGCGGCGTCACCGAGGCGGTGCTGCGCTTTGCCGCCGAGAAGATCACCGGCAAGCCCCTGGCTTCGGTCGATTTCGCCGAAGTGCGCGGCGACTCCGGCCTGCGCGAGGCGACGCTGGAAGTAGGCGGCAAGACCCTGCGCCTGGCCATTGTCCATGGCCTGGCCAACGCCCGGGCCGTGGCCGAGCAGGTCGTGGCCGGCAACAGCGAATACGACCTCATCGAGGTCATGGCCTGCCCCGGCGGCTGCATCGGCGGCGCGGGCCAGCCCGTGCCCAAGGATCTGGCCGACCGCAAGCGCCGCACCAAGGACCTCTACCAGTGCGACAAGACCTTCCCGCTGCACAAGGCCCAGGACAACATGTTCGTCACCGAGTGTTACGACAAGTTCCTTGGCGACGTGGGCGGGCACAAGGCCCATTCATTGCTCCACACCCACTACCAGAGCCGCCGTCGCGTCAGCGACGAGACGCTCGTGCTTTTAAGCGGCGATCCGGCCCAGACCAAGGTCCGGGTGCGGGTGTGCCTGGGCACGAGCTGCCACCTTCGCGGCGCTCAGGACATCCTGACCGGGATGCTCAAGCACATCGTGGAAAACGGCCTGGAAAACGCCGTGGACGTGCGGGCGTCGTTCTGCTTCGAGCAGTGCGCCAAGGGCCCCACCGTGGAGATGGACGGCGAAGTGATGACCCACTGCACCCTGGAGAGCGTGCTGGCCGCCCTGGACGCGCACCTGCGCAATCCCCTGCCCCAGCCCACCAA
- a CDS encoding complex I 24 kDa subunit family protein, producing the protein MEPCLAPALAETAKFEKLCGILDRYDRHPARLVPILQALQEEYRYLPQEVLSYVATSLRIPEANVFGVATFYAHFALEPKGKYVVRLCDGTACHVKQSIPILEALRARLDLTEAKATTPDMLFTVETVACLGACGLAPVLVINEDVYGQMTPERAVDLIDAIRAKELQ; encoded by the coding sequence ATGGAGCCCTGTCTGGCCCCCGCCCTGGCCGAAACCGCCAAGTTTGAAAAACTGTGCGGCATCCTCGACCGCTACGACCGCCACCCCGCCCGGCTCGTGCCCATCCTCCAGGCCCTCCAGGAGGAGTACCGCTACCTGCCCCAGGAAGTGCTGTCCTACGTCGCCACCTCGCTGCGCATCCCCGAAGCCAACGTCTTCGGCGTGGCCACCTTCTACGCCCACTTCGCCCTGGAGCCCAAAGGCAAGTACGTCGTGCGCCTATGCGACGGCACCGCCTGCCACGTCAAACAGTCCATACCCATCCTGGAAGCCCTGCGCGCCCGCCTCGACCTCACCGAGGCCAAGGCCACCACGCCGGATATGCTCTTCACCGTCGAAACCGTGGCCTGCCTCGGCGCTTGCGGCCTGGCTCCGGTCCTGGTCATCAACGAAGACGTCTACGGCCAGATGACCCCCGAACGCGCCGTCGACCTCATCGACGCCATTCGCGCCAAGGAGCTGCAATAA